In the Nicotiana tabacum cultivar K326 chromosome 16, ASM71507v2, whole genome shotgun sequence genome, one interval contains:
- the LOC142170253 gene encoding uncharacterized protein LOC142170253 yields the protein MDAIIWNVRSGNTMQAFEWLITMHKKHHFEFIGILEPMQQSHKMERYRVRIGLAQAVVNVSNKIWAFIDEIFEVTILYNMTQQLTLRLTHTETHVELILTLVYAKCDRIERIELWDSLYAMASDMTVPWLVGGDFNVIWDEEEKFGGLPVSLIEVDDFRHCINTCNLTDLGFKGSIFTWWNGRSEEDCIFKRLDRCFGNHELQQTFPGLEVTHLSKIGSDHCPMLLKWDIETPPIKKSFRFLNFWTKHETFKDVVKEN from the coding sequence ATGGATGCAATTATATGGAATGTCAGGTCAGGTAATACAATGCAAGCATTTGAATGGCTGATTACAATGCACAAAAAACATCACTTTGAGTTCATAGGAATCCTTGAGCCTATGCAACAGTCTCACAAAATGGAGAGGTATAGAGTAAGAATTGGATTGGCACAGGCTGTGGTGAATGTATCAAACAAGATTTGGGCTTTTATTGATGAAATATTTGAGGTTACTATTCTGTATAACATGACTCAACAACTGACTTTGAGATTAACGCACACTGAAACACATGTTGAGCTCATCCTTACACTAGTTTATGCCAAATGTGATCGCATTGAAAGAATTGAACTATGGGATTCTTTGTATGCAATGGCATCAGATATGACAGTACCATGGCTAGTTGGAGGCGACTTTAATGTGATATGGGATGAGGAAGAGAAATTTGGAGGCTTACCAGTTTCTCTCATTGAAGTAGATGACTTTAGGCACTGCATCAATACCTGCAACTTGACAGATTTGGGATTTAAAGGAAgcatatttacatggtggaatggaaGATCAGAGGAAGACTGTATTTTTAAAAGATTGGACAGATGTTTTGGCAATCATGAATTGCAACAGACCTTTCCTGGATTGGAGGTAACTCACCTGTCCAAAATTGGGTCTGATCATTGCCCAATGCTGCTGAAATGGGATATAGAAACTCCTCCAATTAAGAAATCATTCAGATTTCTTAACTTCTGGACTAAGCATGAAACCTTCAAAGATGTAGTAAAGGAGAATTAG